The window GCAACATCATGTCAACACAACTTTAGAGTACAGGTGGTAGACAAAATGATTGAGATGAAAAATGTGCACAAAACATATAAAAATGGCGTAACCGCTTTAAGTGGTATTGATCTCTCCATTGAAGCTGGTGAATTTGTTTATGTTGTTGGACCAAGTGGTGCTGGAAAAACGACGTTTATTAAAATGATGTATCGCGAAGTACAACCTTCTAAAGGTAGTGTTCAAATTAACGGTTATGACATAACGAAAATTAAAGATAAACAAGTTCCATACTTACGTAGGGGAATTGGTGTAGTTTTTCAGGACTTTAAACTTCTTTCAAAATATACAGTGTATGAGAATATAGCTTTCGCCCTAGAAGTGATTGAAGAAAACCCGAAAAAAATTCGGCGGAAAGTGATGGATGTACTAGACTTAGTAAAGTTGAAAAATAAAGCTAGATTTCTCCCCGACGAATTATCGGGTGGAGAACAGCAACGTGTTTCGATTGCCCGCGCCATCGTGAACAATCCGAAAATTATGATTGCCGATGAACCGACAGGAAATTTAGATCCAGATACGTCGTGGGATATTATGCGCATCTTAGAAGAAATTAACTCGAGAGGAACGACGATTGTCATGGCGACACACAGTAAAGATATAGTGAACACGTTAAAAAGGCGTGTTATTGCCATTGAAAATGGACGAGTAGTACGTGACGAGCAAAGAGGTGAATACGGATATGAAGCTTAGAACCGTTCGCCGTCACATTCGGGAAGGAAGCAAAAATATTGTTCGTAATGGTTGGATGACTGTTGCTTCGATTGGTGCTGTTACAACTACTTTAGTTCTTGTTGGAGTCTTTATTGCCATTATGATGAACATCAATCAAATGGCTACAAATGTGGAAAAGGATGTTCAAATTAAAGTTCTCATTGATCTCACAGCAGGTGAAACGGAGAGAACTCAACTAGAAAAACAAATAACAGACATACCGGAAGTATCCACCGTAGAATATTCCTCCAAGGATGATGAGTTACAGTCGTTGATGGAAAGCATGGGGGACGCCGGTGAAGTTTGGAGTTTATTCGAACAAGATAATCCACTAAATGATGCTTTTATTGTAAAAACGACAAATCCGATTGACACGATTGAAGTAGCGCGGCAAGTGGAAGACTTCGCCAATGTGTCTGAAGTTGTGTACGCAGAGAATGTCGTGAAAAAAATGTTTACATTTAATGAATATGCCAGATATATAGGAATTGGCCTAATTGGGGCACTTGTATTAATGGCTATCTTCCTCATTTCCAATACGATTAAAATTACAATCACTGCTAGAAAAAAAGAAATTGGCATTATGAAACTAGTAGGGGCAACAAACGGATTTATTCGATGGCCATTTTTCATTGAAGGATTGCTTATGGGAGTGTTAGGTTCTATCATCCCAATTGCTGTCGTAATGACTGGTTATCATTATGTTTATTACCAATTGAAAGACCGCATAACATTACCATTTATTGAGTTATTGCCATTTACCCCGTTTGCATGGCAGTTATCTGGTATGTTGCTGGCAATTGGCGGCTTTATCGGTATATGGGGAAGCATTATGAGCGTTCGTAAGTTCTTAAAAGTGTAGATAGAGAAAGAATGATGAGGGAGGAATCGGAACATTGAGGAAAAAGTCTATTGCCTTAATGACATTAGTTGTACTCTTAGCTGTATCTGTTACGTTTTCGAAAGGGAGTATTTCCTTTGCGAAAACTCTAGAAGATATTCAGCGGGAAATTGAAGAACTGAAAGATCAACAAAATAATTTAAAAGATCAAAAAAGTGACATTAGTAGTGAAAAGAGCACAATTGAAAACGAGATTGCGAGAAACATAGCAAAGCAAAAAGAAATTAGAGGATTAATTCAGCAGCTGGATAATCATATAACGGAAACAACGAAACAACTTGTTGAGAAGGAAGAAGAAATACATGAAACAGAAAATGATATCGAAGAATTAACGGGGAGTATTGAAGATTTGCAGCAGAAGATTGCTACCCGGGATATCATGTTAAAAGACCGTCTACGTAATTTACAAAAAAACGGTGGGCAAATTAACTACTTAGATGTAGTACTTGGAGCACAAGATTTTGGGGATTTATTAAACCGTAGTACGGCTGTATCAAAGATTATGGACCAAGATAAACGGATAATGGACAAGCAAGCCGAAGAAAAACAAGATTTAGAAGTCCAACAACAATTGCTTGAGGATAAAAAAGAAAATTTAGTTGCAAAAAAGGACGAGCTTGAATCCATTAAAGCGGACTTGGAAAAACAAAAACAAAGTCAAATTACGTTGGTAGCCCAACTTGAACAAGAGGAAGAAACGCTCCACAGCAATAAAATGTCTTTAGAAGAGCAAGCTGAGATTTTAGCTGCTCAGCAAAACTCAGTACAACAGTTACTGAAAAAGGCAGAACAGGAAAAGAAGCGATTAGAGCAAGTAAACCAAAATCCAAATGGGAAACTGTTTATTAACCCTTCGGATGGTTGGTTAACGAGTGGCTATGGTAAAAGATGGGGATCGATGCACTACGGAATTGATGTTGCAAAAGCTGGCACCGTACCTATTGTTTCCGTAGCAGATGGTATTGTATCCCGGTCCTACCGTTCTGCATCATATGGTGAAGTAGTTTTTATTACACACTACTTAGGTGGTAAGTTTTATACAACAGTTTATGCCCACATGCGCTACGGTTCTAGAACTGTAAGTGATGGAGATGAAGTAAAACAAGGACAACGGATTGGGTATATGGGGAATACAGGTGACTCAACTGGGCAACATTTACATTTTGAACTCCATTTAGGGCCACGCTGGACAGCTGACAAGTCCAATGCCGTCAATCCATTGAAGTACCTCTCTTACTAAATGGTACATGTTTACGGATGGAGAAACATATAGTATGATAGAAGGCATCGCACAGAGGTGTGATGCCTTTTTGTGCAAGGTGAACGGATTAGTAATGCAATTATAGAGGTGAAAAGTTATGAATTTAAGAGGCCGTTTTGTCGCAGTATTGATGGTTGTCGCGATGTTGTTTGGAGCAGGAGTTGCGTTTGCAGGAGTAAAAGCTGCTGACTATTTTCAAGATGCTGAAGGAAATAGTACAGATCCAATCGCAGAATTATCCGAAGAGGAACTGGATGATGCAAGACAGAAATTTTTAAACTCGTTTCAAAATCAAGGTGACTTTTCCAAGTTTGCTCGTGTATACGAAGCAATTCAGCAGAATTATGTTATGGACGTAACAGACGATGCACTTATTGAAGGTGCTATTAGTGGAATGTTAGAAACATTAGATGACCCATATAGTGTTTACATGGATCCTGAGACAGTGGAACAGTTTCAAGGTACGATTGAATCATCCTTTGAGGGAATTGGTGCTGAAGTTAGTATGATTGATGGGTTTGTTACCATCGTCTCCCCAATTAAAGGTTCACCAGCGGAAAAGGCAGGATTAAAACCAAACGATCAAATTTTAAGTGTAGATGGAGAAAGTTTAGAAGGACTTGATCTACATTCAGCTGTCATGAAGATTCGTGGTGAAAAAGGAACGACTGTAACGTTAGAAATACAGCGTAAAGGTGTTTCAGAATCACTATCCATCGATGTAGTGAGGGATACAATTTCAGTTGAAACGGTTTATAAGAGAACGGAAAAAGTGGACGGCAAAACAGTTGGAATTATTGAAATTGTCTCCTTCTCAGAGAAGACAGCGGTTGAGTTCGAAAGAGCGTTAAACGAATTGGAGACAGAAGAGAACATTGACGGTCTTTTAATTGATGTTCGGGGAAATCCAGGTGGATTATTTACCGTAGTTGAAGACATCGTGAAGCACTTTATTCCAGAAGATGAACCTTATGTCATGATTGAAAATCGGGACGGTGAGAAAACACGTTACTTCTCCGGAACGAAGGAGAAAAAAGATTATCCAGTCTCTGTATTGGTAAATGAAGGTAGTGCATCTGCTTCAGAAATTTTAGCAGCAGCTTTACATGAAGCGGCTGGCTATGACATCGTTGGAACAAAAACGTTCGGAAAAGGAACCGTTCAACAGACGATGGACTTAGGAGATGGCAGCAATTTAAAGTTAACAATTTATAAATGGCTAACTCCGAACGGAAATTGGATTCATAAAAAAGGGATTGAACCAACAGTAGAGGTAAAACAACCTGATTTTTATTACACAAATCCAATTCAGTTAACGAAACCACTTGAATACGATATGACAGGTGAACGAGTATCAAACGTTCAAATTATGCTGGATGGGCTTGGATATGACCCAGGGAGAAAAGACGGTTATTTTGGTAAGAAAACGGAAGAAGCCGTTAGCAAGTTCCAGCGGGATTATGGCCTCACAGTAACAGGTACAGTGAATGAAGAAACTGCTAGGAAAATTGAACAGGAAGTTATTAATGCCATTAACGATAACCACGGCGATAAACAGATGGAAAAAGCATTGGAAATATTGTTTCAGTAAGTGAGTGAGCTTGTAAACGAAGGTGCTCCCTTTGTTTACAAGCTTTTTTTGTATGCTTTATGCATATACACAATATAATTCTGCTTTTGTAGTATTGTTTTGTGTAATTGCCCATATCTTTTATAGGTCATTTTCACTAAAATAAACATAAGAAATGTATCTAAAGGAGAATGTGTATGCTTCCAGATGAATTTAAAACGAAGTTGGTACATATTGTCGGTGCGGAAAATGTGGCAGACTCCAATGCAAGTAAACTTGTTTATTCATTTGATGCAACACCACAGTTTCAATCGACGCCTGATGGGGTCGTGTCCCCCCGAAATACCGAAGAAGTAGCGAGTATCGTGAAGTTATGTAATGAATACCGCATTCCGATTGTACCGAGGGGATCAGGATCGAATTTAAGTGCAGGCACAACACCAACCGAAGGGGGAATTGTGTTACTGTTCAAACATATGAACAACATTTTGGAGGTTGATCAGGAAAATTTAACAGTAACGACACAACCGGGAGTGATTACTCAACAACTTATGGAGGCTGTTGAAGAGAAAGGATTGTTTTATCCTCCTGATCCAAGTTCAATGAAAATTTCCCAGATTGGTGGAAATATTAATGAAAACTCTGGTGGATTGCGAGGTTTGAAATACGGGGTCACTCGAGACTATGTCATGGGATTGGAAGTTGTACTGCCCAACGGTGATATTATACGAACCGGCGGAAAGTTGGCAAAAGATGTTGCCGGATATGACTTAACACGGCTGTTCGTCGGCTCTGAAGGAACGCTCGGTATTGTGACGGAAGCAACGTTAAAACTTTTGCCAATGCCAGAAGAAAAACAAACGATATTAGCTTTGTACGAAGATTTAGAGGCTGCTGCCCGTACAGTGTCGCAAATTATATCAAACCGAATCATTCCGGCAACATTAGAGTTTTTGGACCAATCTACGCTTCAAGTAGTAGAAGATTTTTCAAAGATTGGTTTACCAACTCATGTGAAAGCGGTGTTACTTATCGAGCAAGATGGTAATAAAGAGACAGTGGAAAATGATATGAAAAAGATAATGGACATTTGTAGAGAAAACGATGCAGTAGAAGTCAATAGTGCGAAAAGCGTAGCAGAAGCTGAAGCGTTACGAACAGCAAGACGCGCAGCTTTATCCGCCTTAGCAAGATTAAAGCCAACGACCATCTTAGAAGATGCGACAGTCCCACGATCCAACATTGCGAAAATGGTTGCAGCGATTAACACCATTGCTAACAAATATGAATTAGACATTTGTACATTCGGCCATGCTGGTGATGGAAACTTACACCCAACTTGTTTAACAGACGTACGAAACAAAGAAGAAATTGCGCGAGTGGAACATGCATTTGAAGAAATTTTCGCTGTCGCTGTTGAGTTAGGTGGAACGATTACAGGAGAGCACGGGGTCGGTGCTATGAAAGCACCGTATTTACATTGGAAGTTAGGGGAAGAAGGCGTTTCCGCAATGTTAAATGTGAAGAAGGCCTTTGACCCAAACAATATTATGAATCCAGGGAAAGTGTTTGCGAAGTCAGAGCGGAAACGTGTGGTGGTCACCCGATGAAGGCGATAGAAAAACAGCGAATCCAACAACAATTTCAAGAAAAAATGGATTATGATGAATTGTTAAATTGTATGCGTTGTGGATTTTGCTTGCCTAGCTGTCCTACATATATTGAATCTGTTCAGGATGAAAGGCATTCCCCTCGGGGTAGAATTGCCCTTATGAAGGCGGTTGTCGATGGGGAGATCGAGCCGGACGAAGAAGTGAAACGATCTCTCGACATGTGTTTAGGGTGTCGTGCATGTGAACCTGTTTGTCCATCTGGCGTACAATACGGTCATTTATTAGAACAAGCAAGAGATATCATTTATCAAAATAAGACGTCATCTCCTTCGGCGAAATTGATGAAACATTTCTTTTTCCATCAACTATTTCCTCATCAAAACCGAATGATTAATTTCACTTCATTACTAGGATTGTATCAACGTTCTGGAATGCAAAAGGTAGCGAGGAAAATAGGGGTTATGAATCTATTACCTGATAGCGTTCGTACGATGGAAAAAGTATTACCGAATGTACCGACAAAACATGAAATGAAATATAGGGAAAGACATTTTCAACCTAAAGATGCTAAAAAGAAGCGGGTTGCATTTTTCTCGGGATGTTTAATGGATACGATGTTTTTAGAAACGAACAAATCATCCATTAAGTTACTTCAATATGCTGGTTGTGAAATTGTTATCCCAGATCAACAGGCATGCTGTGGGGCCCTTCACGGACATGGTGGGGAAAAAGAGAAAGCGAAAGAGATGGCGAAACGGAATATTCAAGCTTTCGAAGAAGAAAACATTGATTATATTATTACAAATGCAGGTGGTTGTGGGGCGTTTCTCGTAGACTATGATCAACTACTAAAAGATGATAAAGAGTGGGCGGAACGGGCGAAAATGTTCGCGAGTAAAATTAAAGATATTACAAGTGTTTTAGTAGAATTAGAGTTTCATCGTCAGCCATTATCTTTAGATGATGAAGTGATCACTTATCAAGATTCCTGCCATTTACGGAATGGTCAGAAAACATTTATGGAGCCTCGTACACTTTTATCATCAATTTATGGGGCGACTTATGTGGAGATGAAAGATGCGAGTCGTTGCTGCGGGTCAGCTGGCATATATAACATTTTAGAATCAGAAATGTCTATGCAAATTTTAGACTATAAAATGAAACAAACGGTTGCAACGAAGGCGAAAACAGTAGTTACGGCTAACCCTGGATGTTTACTTCAAATGAAGTCAGGTATTGAAAAGGAAGGGTTATCTGATCAAGTTCGTGCGGTGCACATCGTAGATTTATTATTAGAAGCTTATGAAAACATTAGGTATTGAGTGAAAGAGGAAACATGTATATAGACCAACTCCCTCCTCTATAAGAGGGGGGAGAATAAGTGTGTTTAATTCGATTCTTCCATCGCTTCCTCAATGATGTCATCAGGGACTTTGATCTCGTTTATCGTGTTATAATCTTTAACGTTTAATGTAAATGTATAGTTCGCAGAAAGGTTCTCATCTTCTCCAACGAGTTCTAGTTGCCATGATAATGATTCAAGTAGCAAACTATCCTTATGAATTACCCCCTTCATTGAGGCTGTTACAATATCTACATTGCTTTCAGGCAAATTTTCGCTACCATCGATAGGCATTGAATGGAAAAAGCGATGTATATCTTGAATGTTTCCCCCTGCCAATACGATCATTTGCTCGTCTTGCTCTTCTATATCGATTTCTTCTTCCAGCGTTACAAGACTTTCATAAAAATCACCGGGGGAAAGCTTATCAAAAATATGATGTTGGTCACTCTCAGAAAATATCCAAGAACCAAACATCGAGTTGAAAGAGTAACTCCCATCAGGTGTATTATACGTTTCCATATGCACAGAAACATTTTCACCGTCCCCTGTAGTTGTTAACGTCGTACTTACATGGGATTGAAATGGGTCTAAAACAATTTCAGAAGTACTTTCCATTTCCATTGTCCCATCTTCATTCCCACTTACTTCTATAGATAAGGATGATTCTGTTATGTAACTGTTTTGTTTTTGCATAGCTAGGACCATTTTTGAAAACAACTCATTTGGGTTGTTTCGTACGTTATCATTTTGTTTCGTTTCTTCATTTGTTGCATTGTTTTCAGTAGTGGCTGGTTGTTGTTCGGCAGATTCATGTTCGTTGTCCGCTCGTTCATCTTGACTACAAGCAGTGAGCAGCAAGGAAATTATAAAGAAAACGTAGAAAGGAAATCTCACCAACAAACCCTCCTCACATGTTGAATCTGACAGAATTGTAAAAGTATATTCTGTTTCGGTCTGTTATATGAAGGAGATTACCTTTTTTTATCGAAATCTATTATAATACCGTTACGGAGGGAACAACATGATTGAGACGTTATTACTGGAATTATTAAGAGGAATATCATTTATTATCTATCAACCACTGTTTTATTGGTTCTTCCTTTTGCTTATAATTGTATCGGTAAAAAGGGCGAAACAGGAGCGGCTTGATTTCGGCTCGAAAATTTATCAGTTCGGAGCTGAATTACGTAACACGTGGTGGTTGAGTTTCACAAGTATGGTGATTCTTTCAGGGGCATTTATTGTTTCCGGAAGTTTTCTGCCAATCTCTTTTATTGTCTTACTTTCAGCTTGGACAATTGTATTATCTATTACTGGTAATTTAACGTTATTATCACCCGCTTACGTTTTTGGAATGACATTTGTTACCGTCCTTTTACTAGTTCAATTTTCAATCCCATATATCCCAACTGGATGGTATGCTGACTTATACGAATTACACTATCCGCTTGTATTATTGATTCTCAGTTTATTCTTGTTGATGGAAGCAATCCTTGTTTTTGCTACAAGGGAAGGCGGGTTTCCTCGTCTATTGAAAGGGAAGCGGGGAAAGTTTATTGGGATTCAGAAAGTGAATCGATTAACCGTCTTACCGTTGTTTGTGCTCATCCCGACAGGAGATATTACGTTACCTATACAATGGTGGCCTGTGTTCCCAGTAGGAAATGGGGGCTTCCACCTTATGCTTGTTCCCTTTTTAATTGGAGTAGACCAATCATTTCAAGGGATGTATGCGAAGGCAGGGGCGAAATTATTGGGGAAATGGATATTATTGCTTGCCTTATTAACAGGGGTTGCTGCGATTGGTAGTTTTTATGTACCTGTTGTTGCCTACATTGGCATCGGAATTGCTCTGATTGGTCGCTTTATTATCTTTTTATCGGTTCGGTTTGTTGATCAGGAAAAGTTGGCTCTATTTTCACCTCAATCAGATGGGTTGCCCATTTTAAGTGTGATCCCTCATAGTCCGGCACATAAAATGGGGCTTGAA of the Salirhabdus salicampi genome contains:
- a CDS encoding murein hydrolase activator EnvC family protein is translated as MRKKSIALMTLVVLLAVSVTFSKGSISFAKTLEDIQREIEELKDQQNNLKDQKSDISSEKSTIENEIARNIAKQKEIRGLIQQLDNHITETTKQLVEKEEEIHETENDIEELTGSIEDLQQKIATRDIMLKDRLRNLQKNGGQINYLDVVLGAQDFGDLLNRSTAVSKIMDQDKRIMDKQAEEKQDLEVQQQLLEDKKENLVAKKDELESIKADLEKQKQSQITLVAQLEQEEETLHSNKMSLEEQAEILAAQQNSVQQLLKKAEQEKKRLEQVNQNPNGKLFINPSDGWLTSGYGKRWGSMHYGIDVAKAGTVPIVSVADGIVSRSYRSASYGEVVFITHYLGGKFYTTVYAHMRYGSRTVSDGDEVKQGQRIGYMGNTGDSTGQHLHFELHLGPRWTADKSNAVNPLKYLSY
- a CDS encoding DUF6612 family protein, whose amino-acid sequence is MRFPFYVFFIISLLLTACSQDERADNEHESAEQQPATTENNATNEETKQNDNVRNNPNELFSKMVLAMQKQNSYITESSLSIEVSGNEDGTMEMESTSEIVLDPFQSHVSTTLTTTGDGENVSVHMETYNTPDGSYSFNSMFGSWIFSESDQHHIFDKLSPGDFYESLVTLEEEIDIEEQDEQMIVLAGGNIQDIHRFFHSMPIDGSENLPESNVDIVTASMKGVIHKDSLLLESLSWQLELVGEDENLSANYTFTLNVKDYNTINEIKVPDDIIEEAMEESN
- a CDS encoding PDZ domain-containing protein yields the protein MIETLLLELLRGISFIIYQPLFYWFFLLLIIVSVKRAKQERLDFGSKIYQFGAELRNTWWLSFTSMVILSGAFIVSGSFLPISFIVLLSAWTIVLSITGNLTLLSPAYVFGMTFVTVLLLVQFSIPYIPTGWYADLYELHYPLVLLILSLFLLMEAILVFATREGGFPRLLKGKRGKFIGIQKVNRLTVLPLFVLIPTGDITLPIQWWPVFPVGNGGFHLMLVPFLIGVDQSFQGMYAKAGAKLLGKWILLLALLTGVAAIGSFYVPVVAYIGIGIALIGRFIIFLSVRFVDQEKLALFSPQSDGLPILSVIPHSPAHKMGLEVGEKIEKVNQIPVSNEQEFYEAIQRNRTFCKLEVRNLDGELRFVQRALYEGEHHELGLVFIKEKPRFRLYQDLS
- the ftsE gene encoding cell division ATP-binding protein FtsE, yielding MIEMKNVHKTYKNGVTALSGIDLSIEAGEFVYVVGPSGAGKTTFIKMMYREVQPSKGSVQINGYDITKIKDKQVPYLRRGIGVVFQDFKLLSKYTVYENIAFALEVIEENPKKIRRKVMDVLDLVKLKNKARFLPDELSGGEQQRVSIARAIVNNPKIMIADEPTGNLDPDTSWDIMRILEEINSRGTTIVMATHSKDIVNTLKRRVIAIENGRVVRDEQRGEYGYEA
- a CDS encoding (Fe-S)-binding protein; translation: MKAIEKQRIQQQFQEKMDYDELLNCMRCGFCLPSCPTYIESVQDERHSPRGRIALMKAVVDGEIEPDEEVKRSLDMCLGCRACEPVCPSGVQYGHLLEQARDIIYQNKTSSPSAKLMKHFFFHQLFPHQNRMINFTSLLGLYQRSGMQKVARKIGVMNLLPDSVRTMEKVLPNVPTKHEMKYRERHFQPKDAKKKRVAFFSGCLMDTMFLETNKSSIKLLQYAGCEIVIPDQQACCGALHGHGGEKEKAKEMAKRNIQAFEEENIDYIITNAGGCGAFLVDYDQLLKDDKEWAERAKMFASKIKDITSVLVELEFHRQPLSLDDEVITYQDSCHLRNGQKTFMEPRTLLSSIYGATYVEMKDASRCCGSAGIYNILESEMSMQILDYKMKQTVATKAKTVVTANPGCLLQMKSGIEKEGLSDQVRAVHIVDLLLEAYENIRY
- the ftsX gene encoding permease-like cell division protein FtsX — its product is MKLRTVRRHIREGSKNIVRNGWMTVASIGAVTTTLVLVGVFIAIMMNINQMATNVEKDVQIKVLIDLTAGETERTQLEKQITDIPEVSTVEYSSKDDELQSLMESMGDAGEVWSLFEQDNPLNDAFIVKTTNPIDTIEVARQVEDFANVSEVVYAENVVKKMFTFNEYARYIGIGLIGALVLMAIFLISNTIKITITARKKEIGIMKLVGATNGFIRWPFFIEGLLMGVLGSIIPIAVVMTGYHYVYYQLKDRITLPFIELLPFTPFAWQLSGMLLAIGGFIGIWGSIMSVRKFLKV
- the glcD gene encoding glycolate oxidase subunit GlcD is translated as MLPDEFKTKLVHIVGAENVADSNASKLVYSFDATPQFQSTPDGVVSPRNTEEVASIVKLCNEYRIPIVPRGSGSNLSAGTTPTEGGIVLLFKHMNNILEVDQENLTVTTQPGVITQQLMEAVEEKGLFYPPDPSSMKISQIGGNINENSGGLRGLKYGVTRDYVMGLEVVLPNGDIIRTGGKLAKDVAGYDLTRLFVGSEGTLGIVTEATLKLLPMPEEKQTILALYEDLEAAARTVSQIISNRIIPATLEFLDQSTLQVVEDFSKIGLPTHVKAVLLIEQDGNKETVENDMKKIMDICRENDAVEVNSAKSVAEAEALRTARRAALSALARLKPTTILEDATVPRSNIAKMVAAINTIANKYELDICTFGHAGDGNLHPTCLTDVRNKEEIARVEHAFEEIFAVAVELGGTITGEHGVGAMKAPYLHWKLGEEGVSAMLNVKKAFDPNNIMNPGKVFAKSERKRVVVTR
- a CDS encoding S41 family peptidase; its protein translation is MNLRGRFVAVLMVVAMLFGAGVAFAGVKAADYFQDAEGNSTDPIAELSEEELDDARQKFLNSFQNQGDFSKFARVYEAIQQNYVMDVTDDALIEGAISGMLETLDDPYSVYMDPETVEQFQGTIESSFEGIGAEVSMIDGFVTIVSPIKGSPAEKAGLKPNDQILSVDGESLEGLDLHSAVMKIRGEKGTTVTLEIQRKGVSESLSIDVVRDTISVETVYKRTEKVDGKTVGIIEIVSFSEKTAVEFERALNELETEENIDGLLIDVRGNPGGLFTVVEDIVKHFIPEDEPYVMIENRDGEKTRYFSGTKEKKDYPVSVLVNEGSASASEILAAALHEAAGYDIVGTKTFGKGTVQQTMDLGDGSNLKLTIYKWLTPNGNWIHKKGIEPTVEVKQPDFYYTNPIQLTKPLEYDMTGERVSNVQIMLDGLGYDPGRKDGYFGKKTEEAVSKFQRDYGLTVTGTVNEETARKIEQEVINAINDNHGDKQMEKALEILFQ